One Streptosporangium sp. NBC_01495 DNA window includes the following coding sequences:
- a CDS encoding amino acid-binding protein — MLLRLRIALPDQPGSLGKVTRVLGVAGADITQVVVLDRGEGRALDDITVYWPDSASRESLIEGLESVPGVTIEGIWGTREAPGTYPELEILKYITTAGDRALATLLDSMPVLFSADWAAAATERAPRTVVHSSWRAPEQVPFPDETPVRPTAFTLDSGLHVIAAPLPPLALTFLLARTDGPAFHRIEVHRLTRILEIFLTLPAVERVVTRQLRRPAEHDG; from the coding sequence ATGCTACTGCGACTGCGGATCGCACTGCCCGATCAGCCGGGCTCCCTGGGGAAGGTGACCCGTGTCCTCGGTGTCGCGGGCGCGGACATCACCCAGGTGGTCGTCCTCGACCGCGGCGAGGGCCGGGCGCTGGACGACATCACCGTCTACTGGCCGGACTCCGCCTCCAGGGAAAGCCTGATCGAGGGGCTGGAGAGCGTCCCGGGAGTGACGATCGAGGGCATCTGGGGCACACGCGAGGCGCCGGGAACCTACCCCGAGCTGGAGATCCTCAAGTACATCACCACCGCGGGCGACCGCGCCCTGGCCACCCTGCTCGACTCCATGCCCGTGCTGTTCAGCGCCGACTGGGCGGCGGCGGCGACCGAGAGGGCCCCCCGCACGGTCGTCCACTCCAGCTGGCGCGCCCCCGAGCAGGTGCCCTTCCCCGACGAGACCCCCGTCCGCCCGACGGCCTTCACCCTCGACTCCGGCCTGCACGTGATCGCCGCCCCGCTGCCCCCGCTGGCCCTGACCTTCCTGCTGGCCCGCACCGACGGCCCCGCCTTCCACCGCATCGAGGTGCACCGCCTCACCCGCATCCTGGAAATCTTCCTCACCCTGCCCGCCGTGGAGCGCGTCGTCACCCGTCAGCTGCGCCGCCCGGCCGAACATGACGGCTGA
- a CDS encoding TRAP transporter permease: MTGTTSAGSADGTTTDTASADELIAEFDAERPARRLSGWVAGAVTLVALGLSLYVLYRAFRPGAVLPYRMLFLAVVLPLTFVCYKPGRRGTDRPGVVDWAAALLALVACLYPLVVFDDFIRRAFEPTTLDVVAGTVIVLLVLEACRRTVGWILPAVCVAFALYAYYGGYLPFDWVVGHRGYDLDRIVVSFVMGTDGVYGVPLDVAATYIILFTVYGAVLDHSGAGRFFVDVSLAAFRRSRSAPGRTVTLAGFLLGTVSGSGVATTVSVGSVAWPILRRAGYPPEQGGGVLAAAGIGAILSPPTLGAAAFIIAEYMRVSYLTVLLYATIPTVLYYLGIFLAIEIDARKYGTRAVEVDAPRFWPLVRRFGYHFSSLFVIVVLMALGQSPFRAVVYATLLAVALSFLDREHALTPRRAARALAAGTTGVLPVAATCAAAGLIVAVVTLTGLGLKASSLIVGASGGILAVTALLCAVAVLVLGLAVPVTASFVIAAVIIGPALTDLGVSQAEAYMFIFYYAVLSEVSPPTALSAFAASAITGGNAYRTMMAAWKYTLSKFPLRCSTLVTV, from the coding sequence TTGACAGGTACCACATCGGCGGGATCAGCGGACGGTACGACAACGGACACCGCGTCGGCGGACGAGTTGATCGCGGAGTTCGACGCGGAACGGCCCGCCCGGCGGCTGTCGGGCTGGGTGGCCGGGGCCGTCACGCTGGTCGCCCTCGGGCTGTCGCTCTACGTCCTGTACCGGGCCTTCCGGCCGGGCGCCGTGCTCCCGTACCGGATGCTCTTCCTCGCGGTCGTGCTGCCGCTCACCTTCGTCTGCTACAAACCGGGGCGGCGGGGCACCGACCGGCCGGGTGTCGTGGACTGGGCGGCGGCCCTGCTCGCGCTCGTGGCCTGCCTCTACCCGCTGGTGGTCTTCGACGACTTCATCCGGCGCGCCTTCGAGCCGACGACCCTCGACGTGGTGGCCGGGACGGTCATCGTGCTGCTCGTCCTGGAGGCCTGCCGCCGCACCGTCGGATGGATACTGCCCGCGGTCTGCGTCGCGTTCGCCCTCTACGCCTACTACGGAGGCTACCTGCCCTTCGACTGGGTCGTCGGGCACCGCGGCTACGACCTCGACCGGATCGTCGTCTCGTTCGTGATGGGCACCGACGGTGTGTACGGGGTGCCGCTCGACGTGGCGGCCACCTACATCATCCTGTTCACCGTCTACGGCGCGGTCCTCGACCACTCCGGAGCGGGCAGGTTCTTCGTGGACGTCTCCCTGGCCGCGTTCCGCCGCTCGCGCTCCGCGCCGGGCCGTACGGTCACCCTCGCCGGGTTCCTGCTCGGCACGGTGAGCGGCTCGGGCGTCGCGACGACGGTGAGCGTGGGCAGTGTCGCCTGGCCGATCCTGCGCAGGGCGGGATACCCGCCGGAGCAGGGCGGGGGAGTGCTCGCGGCGGCGGGCATCGGGGCGATCCTGTCGCCTCCCACGCTCGGCGCGGCGGCGTTCATCATCGCCGAGTACATGCGGGTGAGTTACCTCACGGTGCTGCTGTACGCCACCATCCCCACGGTCCTGTACTACCTGGGCATCTTCCTGGCCATCGAGATCGACGCCCGCAAGTACGGGACGCGGGCCGTCGAGGTGGACGCGCCGAGGTTCTGGCCGCTGGTCAGGCGGTTCGGCTACCACTTCAGCTCGCTCTTCGTGATCGTCGTCCTGATGGCGCTGGGCCAGTCGCCGTTCCGCGCCGTGGTGTACGCCACGCTGCTCGCCGTCGCGCTCTCCTTCCTCGACAGGGAGCACGCCCTCACCCCGCGCAGGGCGGCGAGGGCCCTGGCGGCGGGGACGACCGGGGTGCTGCCGGTCGCGGCGACCTGCGCCGCCGCCGGGCTGATCGTCGCCGTCGTCACGCTCACCGGTCTCGGACTCAAGGCGAGCTCGCTGATCGTCGGCGCCTCGGGCGGGATCCTGGCCGTCACCGCGCTGCTGTGCGCGGTCGCGGTGCTCGTGCTCGGCCTCGCCGTGCCGGTGACCGCGTCGTTCGTCATCGCGGCGGTCATCATCGGGCCCGCGCTGACGGATCTCGGCGTCAGCCAGGCCGAGGCGTACATGTTCATCTTCTACTACGCCGTGCTGTCGGAGGTCAGCCCGCCCACGGCGTTGTCGGCCTTCGCGGCGTCGGCCATCACCGGGGGCAACGCCTACCGGACCATGATGGCGGCCTGGAAGTACACGCTCTCTAAGTTTCCTCTAAGGTGCTCAACTCTTGTGACTGTCTGA
- the dusB gene encoding tRNA dihydrouridine synthase DusB has product MESLKLGSLEVWPPVVLAPMAGITNAPFRTLCREQGGGLFVCEMITTRALVERNPKTFKMIRFEPEESPRSIQLYGIDPVTVGRAVRMIAEEDLADHVDLNFGCPVPKVTRKGGGSALPYKRNLFRAILREAVGNAGTLPVTVKMRKGIDDDHLTYLDAGRIAVEEGVSAIALHGRTAIQHYGGTADWEAIARLKESVTEIPVLGNGDIWSAADARRMMDETGCDGVVVGRGCLGRPWLFADLAAMCEGGAELSRPLLGEVAATMDRHATLMAECFESERHAVVDFRKHVGWYLKGFTVGAELRRRLATSESLSGLREGLAELDAAQPWPDGVDTPRGKTNPRDRVHLPAGWLDDPYDLAVPSADAETDTSGG; this is encoded by the coding sequence GTGGAGTCGTTGAAACTGGGATCGCTGGAGGTATGGCCGCCGGTCGTTCTCGCCCCGATGGCCGGGATCACCAACGCGCCCTTCCGGACCCTCTGCCGGGAGCAGGGCGGCGGGTTGTTCGTCTGCGAGATGATCACGACGCGGGCGCTGGTGGAGCGCAATCCCAAGACCTTCAAGATGATCCGGTTCGAGCCCGAGGAGAGCCCCCGCAGCATCCAGCTGTACGGGATCGACCCGGTGACCGTCGGCAGGGCCGTCCGCATGATCGCCGAGGAGGACCTGGCAGACCACGTCGACCTCAACTTCGGCTGCCCGGTGCCCAAGGTGACCCGCAAGGGCGGTGGCTCCGCGCTGCCGTACAAGCGGAACCTGTTCCGGGCGATCCTGCGCGAGGCCGTGGGCAACGCCGGGACGCTGCCGGTGACCGTGAAGATGCGCAAGGGCATCGACGACGACCACCTGACCTACCTGGACGCCGGGCGGATCGCCGTCGAGGAGGGCGTCTCCGCGATCGCGCTGCACGGCCGCACCGCGATCCAGCACTACGGTGGCACCGCCGACTGGGAGGCGATCGCGCGGCTCAAGGAGAGCGTGACGGAGATCCCGGTGCTCGGCAACGGTGACATCTGGAGCGCCGCCGACGCGCGCCGCATGATGGACGAGACCGGGTGCGACGGCGTCGTCGTGGGCCGGGGCTGTCTGGGGCGCCCGTGGCTGTTCGCGGATCTGGCGGCCATGTGCGAGGGCGGCGCCGAGCTGAGCCGGCCCCTGCTGGGCGAGGTCGCCGCGACCATGGACCGGCACGCGACCCTGATGGCCGAGTGCTTCGAGAGCGAGCGGCACGCCGTGGTCGACTTCCGCAAGCACGTCGGCTGGTACCTCAAGGGCTTCACCGTCGGCGCCGAGCTCCGCCGCCGCCTGGCCACCTCGGAGAGCCTTTCCGGCCTGCGGGAGGGCCTCGCCGAGCTCGACGCCGCCCAGCCGTGGCCCGACGGCGTGGACACCCCCCGGGGCAAGACGAACCCGCGCGACCGCGTTCACCTGCCCGCCGGATGGCTGGACGACCCCTACGACCTCGCGGTTCCCAGCGCCGACGCCGAGACCGACACCTCGGGCGGCTGA
- a CDS encoding HNH endonuclease gives MVSGRERFRPVEDVSSQAWKELRLVILARDNYVCQHCGTEVRLGDKSAHVDHIVPRVAGGPTVPENLRTLCRTCNTTKGALEGAKKAFVARAQTPELKHEAEELGFMPTKFHPEPGVWTF, from the coding sequence ATGGTAAGTGGAAGAGAAAGATTTCGTCCAGTAGAAGACGTAAGTAGTCAGGCATGGAAGGAGTTACGGCTAGTAATTCTCGCCCGTGACAACTATGTGTGCCAGCACTGCGGAACCGAAGTTCGATTAGGTGACAAGTCTGCACACGTTGACCACATTGTCCCCCGCGTGGCAGGCGGACCTACTGTTCCTGAGAACTTAAGAACGCTCTGTAGGACGTGCAACACAACCAAGGGTGCCTTGGAAGGTGCGAAGAAAGCATTTGTAGCTAGAGCGCAAACACCTGAGTTGAAACATGAAGCGGAAGAGTTGGGCTTCATGCCTACTAAATTTCATCCCGAACCGGGAGTTTGGACTTTCTAA
- a CDS encoding GntR family transcriptional regulator, which translates to MSDGQWTWEPDIPRSQQIASEIQKRIESGEYPPKHPVFELRIVQEFGVARDTARKATNILRERGLIYTVRGLGSFVTTKDEKTE; encoded by the coding sequence ATGAGTGACGGACAGTGGACATGGGAACCTGACATCCCGCGATCGCAACAGATTGCGAGTGAGATCCAAAAGCGGATTGAGTCGGGCGAGTACCCGCCGAAACATCCGGTGTTCGAACTGCGGATCGTTCAAGAGTTCGGGGTAGCCCGCGACACTGCCCGCAAGGCAACGAACATCCTCAGGGAACGTGGACTGATCTACACAGTCCGAGGTCTAGGTAGCTTTGTGACCACTAAGGATGAAAAGACCGAATAG
- a CDS encoding bifunctional DNA primase/polymerase: MQERSIVKSIIYYTEFLGLKIFPLHNISEGQCTCSLGSECDPSRAGKHPRIRNWQSEASENKRKVQLWWKKWPDANIGIPTGKLNDFFVIDVDPENGGNQEYDEHLDGRLPETYSPTTGSGGRHYWFKYPDSESIEYELTNHNNFPRGIDVRANGGYVVGAPSVSLKGNYLWPDDTLTDKDDLEDCPIEIIEKYLKPEVGELVLVDSESCKEFEKLTAKEQSRIDKYVTSALKKETDRLKGLDSRHEWDNETFKTACRVLELAKAPWSPLTYEKAVRAILHSVPKPDGDGWTEQRVQQKIKSAWSRVNSHDLVRPFPKPSTFENNEEESGNGLEKTTDNSKARRESTSRIVYFEDVEAKPPEWYDKPWLPLIGLTGLAGPEDTGKSTYFVYEIAKLTTGGYGRPPIKVLYLGKEDDKGMTKARLKLAGADMSKVGYLSVTEDLDKQDTFERDVNLKNDIEILRKHVREDEIKAIYLDPANSYLGIDEEKDGYTGIRRALERLNLFAQKEEILIRAMKHTKKPNGEVLPMVSMVYGSKAWTEVIRIFPILWPVSDKTREQFDLDVDDPTNVVLLRGKNNYAPKSLPAQGLCIDSDHVMLGDDLFEDVTYMTFTKLQRITNDELEEKLAETKKETKARQGEENKTDVWLENFLKSRGKVPRRDVMEAFNKEGIATEKTLKTRARKMGIVSEPMSGGNNRAVYWSLPLEF; the protein is encoded by the coding sequence GTGCAAGAGCGCTCGATTGTCAAAAGCATTATCTACTACACCGAGTTTCTCGGGCTAAAGATCTTCCCGCTTCACAACATATCCGAAGGTCAATGCACTTGCAGTCTCGGTAGTGAGTGTGATCCGAGTAGGGCAGGCAAGCACCCCAGAATCAGGAATTGGCAGAGTGAAGCCAGCGAGAACAAGAGGAAAGTTCAACTCTGGTGGAAAAAGTGGCCAGACGCGAACATCGGTATCCCAACCGGAAAGCTTAATGACTTCTTTGTCATCGACGTTGACCCTGAAAATGGGGGTAACCAAGAGTATGACGAACATCTAGACGGAAGACTGCCTGAGACCTACTCGCCTACCACGGGTAGCGGTGGACGGCATTATTGGTTCAAGTATCCAGACAGTGAGTCAATTGAGTACGAACTCACGAACCATAACAACTTTCCTCGCGGTATCGACGTTAGAGCCAACGGTGGATACGTAGTAGGCGCACCTAGTGTTTCGTTGAAGGGTAACTACCTATGGCCCGATGACACTCTCACGGACAAGGACGACCTTGAAGACTGCCCCATTGAGATCATTGAGAAGTACCTAAAACCTGAAGTCGGCGAACTTGTACTAGTAGATAGTGAGTCCTGTAAGGAGTTCGAAAAGCTCACTGCCAAAGAGCAGAGTCGGATTGACAAGTACGTCACTAGTGCTCTCAAGAAGGAAACAGATCGCTTAAAGGGTCTCGACTCTAGACATGAGTGGGATAACGAGACTTTTAAGACTGCCTGTCGAGTCCTAGAACTAGCCAAGGCTCCATGGTCTCCTCTGACGTACGAGAAAGCCGTACGGGCTATCTTGCACTCAGTTCCCAAACCCGATGGGGATGGATGGACTGAACAGAGAGTCCAACAGAAGATTAAAAGCGCATGGAGTCGTGTCAACTCTCACGACTTAGTAAGACCGTTCCCTAAGCCTTCCACGTTTGAGAATAACGAAGAAGAGAGTGGGAACGGTCTCGAAAAAACGACTGACAACTCTAAGGCTAGACGTGAGAGCACAAGCAGGATTGTCTACTTCGAAGACGTAGAGGCTAAACCCCCTGAGTGGTACGACAAGCCTTGGTTACCTCTGATTGGTCTAACCGGCCTAGCCGGACCTGAAGACACGGGTAAGTCCACGTATTTTGTCTATGAGATAGCCAAGCTGACCACGGGGGGTTACGGGAGACCTCCTATTAAGGTTCTCTACCTTGGCAAGGAAGACGACAAGGGAATGACTAAGGCACGGCTGAAACTGGCAGGTGCCGACATGTCCAAAGTTGGATATCTCTCTGTCACTGAGGATCTAGACAAGCAAGACACATTCGAACGCGATGTCAACCTTAAGAATGACATAGAAATCTTGCGCAAGCACGTTCGCGAAGACGAAATTAAGGCTATCTACCTTGACCCTGCCAACAGTTACTTAGGTATCGATGAAGAGAAAGACGGCTATACAGGTATCAGGAGAGCACTGGAGAGACTGAATCTGTTTGCACAGAAAGAAGAGATCCTCATACGAGCTATGAAGCACACCAAAAAGCCTAACGGCGAAGTGCTTCCTATGGTCTCTATGGTCTACGGGTCTAAAGCGTGGACAGAGGTTATCCGCATCTTCCCTATCCTCTGGCCTGTCAGCGATAAGACAAGAGAGCAGTTCGACCTAGACGTAGATGACCCTACTAACGTTGTCCTCTTGCGCGGTAAGAACAACTACGCGCCTAAGTCACTACCGGCTCAAGGACTGTGCATCGATTCAGACCACGTGATGCTAGGTGATGACCTATTTGAAGACGTGACATACATGACGTTCACTAAATTACAACGGATCACGAATGATGAGTTAGAAGAGAAGCTAGCCGAGACCAAAAAGGAGACTAAAGCTCGTCAAGGGGAAGAGAACAAAACTGATGTATGGCTAGAGAACTTCCTGAAGTCTAGAGGCAAGGTACCTAGGCGAGACGTCATGGAAGCCTTCAATAAGGAAGGGATTGCTACAGAGAAGACTCTTAAGACCAGGGCTAGAAAGATGGGCATAGTTTCTGAGCCTATGTCAGGTGGTAACAATAGAGCTGTCTATTGGTCACTGCCTTTGGAGTTCTAA